A genomic segment from Chloroflexota bacterium encodes:
- a CDS encoding dihydrodipicolinate synthase family protein yields the protein MGERDDRLTGIICACLTPFDRENRIDFEALEREIAYIVDECHADAVSIGAVEAAEYTRLSWEERRELIRAAVQAVDRRIPTIAGCSHQNPVMVGQMAEFAASVGADMIQVLIPNRPWGGNPEPNELVDFFTEVAVRSPLPIVAYHNPGPGADPDFTTFVKLSTNAKIHYFKESSRDTRKIARMCEEIDRAGNAGYFTTMQPLLMTLMMGGSGATMPPPGAKIGAMVVKAFREGDPDGARHWQRLYAAFPSKWPSYGLPPVMKAAMQEIGVDLGHPSRPYLPVTPSDRLQIRELLREAQIL from the coding sequence CGAGCGCGAGATCGCGTACATCGTCGACGAGTGCCACGCGGACGCCGTGTCCATCGGGGCCGTGGAAGCGGCGGAATACACGCGTTTGAGCTGGGAAGAGCGCCGGGAGCTGATCCGCGCGGCCGTCCAAGCGGTGGATCGCCGCATCCCGACCATCGCGGGATGCTCGCACCAGAACCCGGTCATGGTGGGACAGATGGCCGAGTTCGCCGCGTCTGTCGGTGCAGACATGATCCAGGTGCTGATTCCCAATCGCCCCTGGGGAGGCAATCCCGAGCCGAACGAGCTGGTCGACTTCTTCACGGAGGTGGCGGTCCGAAGCCCGCTCCCCATCGTCGCCTACCACAATCCGGGCCCCGGCGCTGACCCGGACTTCACCACGTTCGTGAAGCTCAGCACCAACGCGAAGATTCACTACTTCAAAGAGAGCTCCCGCGATACCCGCAAGATCGCGCGTATGTGCGAAGAGATCGATCGCGCGGGGAACGCTGGCTACTTCACCACGATGCAGCCGCTCCTCATGACCTTGATGATGGGAGGGTCCGGCGCCACGATGCCGCCGCCCGGCGCGAAGATCGGCGCGATGGTCGTGAAGGCGTTCCGCGAGGGCGATCCCGACGGCGCGCGGCACTGGCAGCGCCTCTACGCCGCGTTCCCGAGCAAGTGGCCTTCGTACGGCCTGCCGCCGGTCATGAAGGCCGCGATGCAGGAGATCGGAGTCGACCTCGGGCACCCATCGCGTCCGTACCTCCCGGTGACCCCATCCGATCGACTGCAGATCCGGGAGCTCCTGCGCGAGGCGCAGATCCTGTAG